The Vigna unguiculata cultivar IT97K-499-35 chromosome 6, ASM411807v1, whole genome shotgun sequence genome contains a region encoding:
- the LOC114189113 gene encoding wee1-like protein kinase, with product MNTKRQNEKRELVPSAGDDDDIILSQELLSTPDYLTPENQFPLKGFNSDMDKVEEDLVCPGAPKKPCNMKIKISRMDDGDALSSDDVEPVVEVDSDREPLVDFGSDFVRKKYSHKQRTGRYRSLSAMALMRRVTPPACVTNPYLKNISAGKREPFIYQRSTSPGLCPSLVGGRRGLSRYHNDFNEIEKIGSGNFGNVFKVLRRVDGCLYAVKQTSDQLCKNSEWKAYDEVQSLAAIGFQENIRGYYSSWIENKIHYIQMELCDHSLSMKSFPASLSQRYEIEVLYQISSALQFIHGKGIAHLDVKPENIYVKSGVYKLGGFGYATLLDDNVLVEAGDAQYMPLEILNENYDHLDKADIFSLGASMFDIIRRSRLPRAETEFSKLKEGKVPHLPGVTVQFQNLLKVMMDPDPLKRPSATEILGNSIFGGSLKMT from the exons ATGAATACGAAAAGGCAGAACGAAAAGCGGGAGCTGGTGCCCTCAGCCGGAGACGATGACGACATCATTCTCAGTCAAGAACTCTTAAG CACACCGGATTACTTAACTCCTGAAAATCAGTTTCCTTTGAAAGGCTTCAACAGTGACATGGACAAG gTGGAGGAAGATCTTGTTTGTCCCGGAGCACCGAAAAAACCgtgtaatatgaaaattaagatATCCCGGATGG ATGATGGTGATGCTCTCAGCTCCGATGATGTTGAACCAGTTGTGGAAGTTGACAGTGACCGTGAGCCACTTGTGGATTTTGGTAGTGACTTTGTTCGAAAAAAATACTCTCATAAGCAAAGGACTGGTAGATATAGGTCGCTATCTGCAATGGCACTAATGCGTAGGGTTACGCCTCCTGCTTGTGTTACAAACccttatttgaaaaatatttcggCAGGGAAAAGGGAGCCTTTTATATACCAAAGATCAACTTCCCCTG GCCTCTGCCCTTCCCTCGTTGGTGGTCGTCGTGGTCTTTCACGCTACCACAATGACTTTAATGAGATTGAG AAAATCGGTAGCGGAAATTTTGGCAATGTTTTTAAAGTATTGAGACGAGTAGATGGCTGCCTGTATGCTGTAAAACAAACCAGCGACCAGTTGTGCAAAAATTCCGAATG GAAAGCTTATGATGAAGTGCAATCTTTGGCTGCAATAG GTTTTCAAGAGAATATTAGAGGATATTATTCTTCGTGGATCGAGAATAAAATTCACTATATTCAGATGGAACTATGTGATCATAGCTTATCCATGAAAAGTTTCCCAGCATCACTCTCTCAACGATATGAAATAGAAGTTTTATATCAG ATTTCTAGTGCATTGCAATTTATACATGGGAAGGGAATAGCTCATCTTGATGTCAAGCCAGAAAACATTTATGTTAAAAGTGGTGTTTATAAGCTTGGTGGTTTTGGATATGCAACTCTATTAGACGATAACGTGCTTGTTGAAGCGGGTGATGCACAGTACATGCCGCTGGAGATTCTCAATGAGAATTATGATCACCTAGATAAGGCAGATATCTTCTCCCTAGGAGCTTCCATGTTTGACATAATTCGAAGGTCACGTTTGCCAAGAGCAGAAACTGAGTTCTCTAAACTTAAAGAGGGAAAGGTGCCACACTTGCCTGGAGTTACAGTCCAATTTCAAAACTTGCTCAAG GTCATGATGGACCCTGATCCTCTTAAGCGTCCTTCTGCCACTGAGATATTGGGAAATTCAATATTCGGAGGGTCCCTTAAGATGACGTAA
- the LOC114188771 gene encoding uncharacterized protein LOC114188771, whose translation MDTPRPGGKGKEEGKGKEVEGKEKEDKDEKDNGGQGGTGSQQPKPKRPGTSYPNRPGGKGKEVNKFRWIERVKIVTLAFFVIVIWYFAIQFKWYFTIQFKWLFLTIAPCDAGDSLSIPLDQFEIIPLMDMKIGDLYFSFTNPSLFMLLTLSLVLLLFHFVTKNGGGKSVPNAWQSLVELIYDFVPNLVNEQIAGNVKQKFFPYILVTFTFSLFCIPQGMIPYSFIVTSHFLITLGLSFSIFIGITIVGFQRNRLHFLSFSLPVGVPLLLAPFLVLLELIPHCFRALSSGIRLFANMMAGHSSVKILSGSAWTMLCMNDLFYFIGDLGPLFIVLALTGPELGVAISQAHVSTISICIYLNDATNLHQTG comes from the coding sequence ATGGACACTCCTAGACCCGGgggaaaaggaaaagaagaaggaaaagggaaagaagttgagggaaaagaaaaagaagacaaagaTGAAAAAGATAATGGAGGTCAAGGAGGTACGGGATCACAGCAGCCGAAGCCGAAAAGGCCCGGAACCTCTTACCCCAACAGACCCGGgggaaaaggaaaagaagttAATAAATTTCGATGGATCGAGCGGGTAAAAATCGTAACCCTTgctttttttgttattgttatatgGTATTTCGCTATTCAATTCAAATGGTATTTCACTATTCAATTCAAATGGCTATTCCTCACAATTGCTCCTTGTGATGCAGGGGACTCCCTATCAATCCCTCTTGATCAATTTGAGATAATCCCATTGATGGATATGAAGATAGGTGACTTGTATTTCTCATTCACAAATCCCTCATTGTTTATGCTGCTCACTCTCAGTTTGGTCTTACTGCTGTTTcattttgttactaaaaatggAGGAGGAAAGTCAGTACCCAATGCTTGGCAATCCTTGGTAGAGCTTATTTATGATTTCGTGCCAAACCTAGTAAACGAACAAATAGCcggaaatgtgaaacaaaagtTTTTCCCTTACATCTTGGTCACTTTTACTTTTTCGTTATTTTGTATTCCCCAGGGTATGATACCTTATAGCTTCATAGTTACAAGTCATTTTCTCATTACTTTGGGTctctcattttctatttttattggCATTACTATAGTGGGATTTCAAAGAAATAGGCTTCATTTTTTAAGCTTCTCATTACCCGTAGGGGTCCCACTGCTGTTAGCACCTTTTTTAGTACTCCTTGAGCTTATCCCTCATTGTTTTCGCGCATTAAGCTCAGGAATACGTTTATTTGCTAATATGATGGCCGGTCATAGTTCAGTAAAGATTTTAAGCGGGTCCGCTTGGACTATGCTATGTATGAATGATCTTTTCTATTTCATAGGAGATCTTGGTCCTTTATTTATAGTTCTTGCATTAACCGGTCCGGAATTAGGTGTAGCTATATCACAAGCTCATGTTTCTACGATCTCAATCTGTATTTACTTGAATGATGCTACAAATCTCCATCAAACTGGAtag